In Streptomyces sp. NBC_00483, a single window of DNA contains:
- a CDS encoding cupin domain-containing protein, producing MAGEHREFQSRLIVTGLDDDGRSTFVSDGPTTDRLVADGYTRNHLWQATQVPTPVMATNGPGDAAVIPPPPAGYNYVITAFAPDSEWDYEGGYARILAESGAADAVDPTDAPGMHTTDTIDIVTVISGEACVLLDAGETTMRQGDTIVQRGTKHAWRNRTDEPVVVSAVHISVIR from the coding sequence ATGGCTGGAGAGCACCGTGAATTTCAGTCGCGTCTGATCGTCACCGGACTTGATGACGACGGCAGATCGACCTTCGTCAGCGACGGTCCGACGACCGACCGCCTTGTCGCGGATGGCTACACCCGGAACCACCTGTGGCAGGCCACCCAGGTGCCCACTCCGGTGATGGCTACGAACGGCCCCGGCGACGCCGCGGTCATCCCGCCGCCGCCCGCCGGCTACAACTACGTCATCACAGCCTTCGCCCCTGACAGTGAATGGGACTACGAAGGGGGCTACGCGCGCATCCTGGCAGAGTCGGGCGCCGCCGACGCGGTGGATCCGACGGACGCACCCGGCATGCACACCACGGACACCATCGACATCGTCACGGTCATCTCCGGGGAGGCGTGCGTGCTGCTCGACGCGGGCGAGACGACCATGCGGCAGGGAGACACCATCGTTCAGCGCGGCACCAAGCACGCCTGGCGGAATCGGACCGACGAGCCCGTCGTGGTCTCGGCAGTTCACATCAGCGTGATCCGCTGA
- a CDS encoding aldehyde dehydrogenase family protein, translated as MTTFQQSAAPGEQAQAFVARAAHQHFIDGESVPAESGQTLTTINPSTGEDLARLAAGGQADVDRAVLAARRAFNGQWSTWTPYGRQALLTRIGQILDERFEELIQIEALDMGAPVSRLRGSKPALLKMVSFFAAQAANISGETLMNGIPGNVTTMTLKAPVGVVGGIIPWNGPLNGQFWIIGAVLASGCTAVLKPSEEASLSVLRVAEILHEAGVPAGVINVVTGLGKEAGHALAAHPDVDRIAFTGSTQTGRSIIEASTANIKKLQLELGGKSADIVCADADLDKAVPGAAMGVFANSGQICFAGTRVLVQRSIVDEFTERLLAFTDTLRIGSSLDDTATLGPLVSQAQLDKVLSYIDVGRTDGAQLLRGGERLAGELKNGYFVQPTIFGDVTNDMRIAREEIFGPVLSILPFDDVDEAIAIANDSEYGLGGAVWSQSLSTALSVVRGVHTGTMWVNCYGHIDPLVGFGGTKMSGYGSKGSAAHMDNYLYTKSVYIEL; from the coding sequence GTGACCACATTCCAGCAGAGCGCCGCCCCGGGCGAGCAGGCCCAGGCCTTCGTGGCCCGCGCCGCGCACCAGCACTTCATCGACGGCGAAAGCGTCCCGGCCGAGTCCGGACAGACACTGACCACCATCAACCCCTCGACGGGTGAGGACCTGGCGCGGCTCGCCGCCGGCGGCCAGGCGGACGTCGATCGCGCGGTCCTCGCAGCACGCCGTGCGTTCAACGGCCAGTGGAGTACCTGGACTCCCTACGGGCGCCAGGCGCTCCTGACCCGGATCGGCCAGATCCTCGACGAGCGGTTCGAGGAACTGATCCAGATCGAGGCCCTGGACATGGGCGCCCCGGTCTCCAGGCTGCGGGGCAGCAAGCCGGCCTTGCTGAAGATGGTGTCGTTCTTCGCCGCCCAGGCGGCCAACATCAGCGGTGAGACGCTGATGAACGGCATCCCCGGCAACGTCACCACGATGACGTTGAAGGCCCCGGTCGGGGTCGTCGGCGGCATCATCCCCTGGAACGGCCCCCTCAACGGCCAGTTCTGGATCATCGGTGCCGTCCTGGCCAGCGGATGCACCGCAGTGCTGAAGCCCTCCGAGGAAGCCTCTCTGTCGGTGCTGCGGGTGGCGGAGATCCTGCACGAAGCCGGTGTCCCGGCAGGAGTCATCAACGTCGTCACCGGCCTGGGCAAGGAAGCCGGCCACGCCCTCGCGGCCCACCCGGACGTCGACCGCATCGCCTTCACGGGGTCGACCCAGACCGGCCGCAGCATCATCGAGGCGTCCACCGCGAACATCAAGAAGTTGCAACTCGAACTCGGCGGCAAGTCGGCGGACATCGTGTGTGCGGACGCCGACCTGGACAAGGCGGTACCGGGCGCCGCCATGGGTGTGTTCGCCAACTCCGGCCAGATCTGCTTCGCCGGCACGCGAGTACTCGTCCAGCGCTCCATCGTCGACGAGTTCACCGAACGACTGCTGGCGTTCACCGACACGCTGCGCATCGGGTCCAGTCTGGACGACACCGCCACCCTGGGCCCGCTGGTCTCCCAGGCGCAGCTGGACAAGGTGCTGTCCTACATCGATGTCGGCCGAACGGATGGAGCCCAACTGCTCCGCGGGGGAGAGCGGTTGGCAGGCGAGCTGAAGAACGGCTACTTCGTGCAGCCGACCATCTTTGGTGATGTCACCAACGACATGCGCATCGCCCGTGAAGAGATCTTCGGCCCCGTCCTGTCGATCCTGCCGTTCGACGACGTGGACGAGGCCATCGCCATCGCCAACGACAGCGAGTACGGCCTCGGGGGAGCGGTGTGGTCGCAGAGCCTGTCTACCGCCCTCAGCGTGGTCCGCGGCGTACACACCGGAACGATGTGGGTGAACTGCTACGGCCACATCGACCCACTGGTCGGATTCGGCGGCACCAAGATGAGCGGCTACGGCTCCAAGGGGAGCGCCGCACACATGGACAACTACCTCTACACCAAGAGTGTCTACATCGAGCTGTAA
- a CDS encoding aldehyde dehydrogenase, translated as MKQYLHYIDGAWVQPDSGAWIDSTDPYRGETWARIARGNATDAERAVTAAHRAMTQGPWSTVTASERGRVLRRIGDAITEHAQTLIETEVRDNGKLLAEVTGQMKAVADCWYYYAGLADKIEGSSIPLEKADSVAFTRREPVGVVAALTAWNSPLWFATVKAAPAMAAGCAVVVKPSEYASASTLELAGLFAEAGVPDGVFNVVTGLGPDVGAPLVEHPDVAKIAFTGSDTTGAKLYETAARNVKRVSLELGGKSPNIVFEDADLDLAAVGVVSGIFGAGGQMCAAGSRLLVHSSIKEKFLAKIVELAKGIRLGDPMDPATNVGPISTPAQYEKVLHYIDVAKQDGARRILGGSPATGPGLTGGQFVEPTIFTDVTNDMRIAQEEVFGPILAVLDFDDEGEAVRIANDIPYGLVAGVWTRGIGRAMRMSKALKAGSVWVNTYRTYSYMVPFGGMKRSGLGREHGIEAVDAYLETKSIVLSTNDDAPANAFVMR; from the coding sequence ATGAAGCAGTACCTGCACTACATCGACGGCGCCTGGGTGCAGCCGGACAGCGGCGCCTGGATCGACTCGACGGACCCCTACCGCGGCGAGACCTGGGCCCGCATCGCCCGCGGCAACGCAACCGACGCGGAGCGCGCGGTCACCGCGGCCCACCGCGCCATGACGCAGGGGCCGTGGTCCACCGTGACCGCCTCCGAACGAGGCAGGGTGCTGCGCCGTATCGGAGACGCCATCACCGAGCACGCCCAGACCCTGATCGAGACCGAGGTGCGCGACAACGGCAAGTTGCTCGCGGAGGTCACCGGCCAGATGAAGGCCGTGGCCGACTGCTGGTACTACTACGCGGGTCTCGCCGACAAGATCGAAGGCTCTTCGATCCCGCTGGAGAAGGCCGACTCGGTCGCCTTCACACGCCGTGAACCGGTCGGTGTCGTCGCCGCGCTCACCGCGTGGAACTCCCCGCTGTGGTTCGCCACCGTGAAGGCCGCGCCGGCCATGGCCGCCGGCTGTGCCGTCGTCGTCAAGCCTTCGGAGTACGCCTCCGCCAGCACACTGGAACTCGCCGGCCTGTTCGCCGAAGCGGGCGTGCCCGACGGGGTGTTCAACGTCGTCACCGGCCTGGGCCCGGACGTGGGCGCGCCCCTCGTGGAGCACCCCGATGTAGCCAAGATCGCCTTCACGGGCTCCGACACCACCGGCGCGAAGCTCTACGAGACGGCCGCGCGCAACGTCAAGCGGGTCTCGCTGGAACTGGGCGGCAAGTCCCCGAACATCGTCTTCGAGGACGCCGACCTCGACCTGGCCGCGGTCGGCGTCGTCTCGGGGATCTTCGGCGCGGGCGGACAGATGTGTGCCGCGGGCTCCCGTCTCCTCGTCCACTCCTCCATCAAGGAGAAGTTCCTCGCCAAGATCGTCGAACTGGCCAAGGGAATCCGGCTCGGCGACCCCATGGACCCGGCCACGAACGTGGGCCCGATCTCCACCCCCGCCCAGTACGAGAAGGTCCTCCACTACATCGACGTGGCCAAGCAGGACGGCGCCCGCCGCATCCTCGGCGGCAGTCCCGCCACCGGACCCGGCCTGACCGGGGGCCAGTTCGTCGAGCCCACGATCTTCACGGATGTCACCAACGACATGCGGATCGCCCAGGAAGAGGTCTTCGGGCCGATCCTGGCCGTCCTCGACTTCGACGACGAGGGAGAAGCGGTCCGCATCGCCAACGACATCCCGTACGGCCTGGTCGCCGGGGTATGGACGCGCGGCATCGGCCGGGCCATGCGCATGTCCAAGGCGCTCAAGGCGGGCAGCGTGTGGGTCAACACCTACCGGACGTACAGCTACATGGTGCCCTTCGGCGGCATGAAGCGTTCCGGACTCGGGCGTGAACACGGCATCGAGGCCGTGGACGCGTACCTGGAGACCAAGAGCATCGTCCTGTCCACGAACGACGACGCCCCGGCCAACGCGTTCGTCATGCGCTGA
- a CDS encoding sugar porter family MFS transporter, with the protein MSDNPPSTRVLPRPSGREDPRTFLFRLTAIASLGGLLFGFDTGVISGALVYLREDFQLTAVTEGLVVTSLLFPGATAGALLGGPVADRVGRKKSLVIASVIFVVSTIACALAPSVAILIGARIALGYAVGVASVVVPLYLAEMAPASQRGRIVTMNQLMLTIGLFLAFVANAVLANLINDPVVWRYMVGVALIPAVALLLGMSPLPDTPRWYASKQMWSKARHTLQRAHLADRVEAEYEQITAVVTADAAKGKASVLAALRREPWMKRLILVGIVLAMAQQTTGINVVMYYAPTVLQSSGLTRSASLLASVTVGISMIVFTVVGMWVLGVMGRRRMMLLGFGGVAASHLGLLITYLLPDSSLRSYLILLFMLLVTAFMLTFLATTGFLVLSELFPLPIRGFAMGASLGGLWVANSLISFLFPILAERYGSVAVFSGFMVLNMLATLFAYRCVPETKGRTLEELEGELRDRYSGTVTERPLL; encoded by the coding sequence ATGTCTGACAATCCACCGTCCACGCGCGTCCTGCCCCGCCCAAGCGGTCGTGAGGACCCGAGGACCTTCTTGTTCCGGCTGACGGCGATCGCCAGCCTGGGCGGCCTTCTCTTCGGGTTCGACACCGGGGTGATCTCGGGCGCACTCGTGTATCTCCGCGAGGACTTTCAGCTGACCGCGGTCACCGAGGGGCTGGTGGTCACTTCGCTGCTCTTCCCCGGCGCGACGGCAGGCGCGCTTCTGGGCGGACCCGTCGCCGACCGGGTGGGACGCAAGAAGTCACTGGTGATCGCCAGCGTGATCTTCGTCGTCAGCACGATCGCATGCGCGTTGGCTCCCAGCGTCGCCATCCTGATCGGGGCCCGCATCGCGCTCGGCTACGCCGTCGGTGTCGCCTCCGTCGTCGTACCGCTGTATCTCGCCGAGATGGCGCCGGCTTCACAGCGGGGCCGCATCGTCACGATGAACCAACTCATGCTGACGATCGGCCTGTTCCTGGCATTCGTCGCCAACGCGGTACTCGCCAATCTGATCAACGACCCTGTCGTGTGGCGCTACATGGTGGGCGTCGCTCTCATTCCGGCCGTCGCACTTCTCCTCGGCATGTCGCCGCTGCCGGACACACCTCGCTGGTACGCGAGCAAGCAGATGTGGTCGAAGGCGCGCCACACGCTGCAGCGGGCACACCTCGCCGACCGGGTCGAGGCCGAGTACGAGCAGATCACGGCGGTCGTCACAGCGGACGCGGCCAAGGGCAAGGCCTCCGTCCTCGCCGCCCTTCGCCGTGAACCGTGGATGAAGCGGTTGATCCTGGTCGGCATCGTCTTGGCGATGGCCCAACAGACTACTGGCATCAACGTGGTCATGTACTACGCGCCGACCGTGCTGCAGAGTTCCGGCCTCACCCGGTCCGCATCGCTGCTCGCCTCCGTCACCGTCGGAATCTCGATGATCGTCTTCACGGTTGTGGGCATGTGGGTTCTCGGTGTGATGGGGCGCCGCAGGATGATGCTGCTCGGATTCGGCGGTGTGGCCGCCTCCCATCTGGGGCTCCTCATCACCTATCTGCTGCCGGACTCGAGCCTGCGCTCGTACCTGATCCTGCTTTTCATGCTGCTGGTCACGGCGTTCATGCTGACCTTCCTGGCCACCACGGGCTTCCTGGTGCTCTCTGAGCTGTTCCCGCTGCCGATCCGCGGGTTCGCCATGGGCGCTTCGCTCGGCGGACTGTGGGTCGCCAACTCGCTCATCTCCTTCCTGTTCCCGATCCTCGCCGAGCGGTACGGCTCGGTGGCGGTGTTCTCCGGGTTCATGGTGCTCAACATGCTGGCGACGCTCTTCGCGTATCGCTGTGTCCCGGAGACCAAGGGACGCACCTTGGAGGAGCTCGAGGGTGAACTGCGCGACCGCTACAGCGGCACGGTCACCGAACGCCCCCTGCTCTGA
- a CDS encoding tartrate dehydrogenase, whose translation MTTLRTFRIAAIPADGIGKEVVAAGRQVLDALAADSAGAFAFDWQEFDWGCEYYARTGKMMADDGLDQLKDFDAIYFGAVGWPSVPDDISLWGLRLKICQNFDQWANVRPVHFLPGVVSPLRKADDTELDWVVVRENSEGEYAGLGGRNLSGRGPGGEVAVQSSLFTEVGCERIIRFAFDLARTRSRRKVSSVTKSNAQQYGMVLWDDVFKRVAAEYPDVETESVLVDAMSAKFVLKPEDLSVVVASNLNADILSDLGSALAGSLGLAASANLNPERRFPSMFEPVHGSAPDIAGQGLANPIGAVGSAALMLEHFGLPDQAARLNKAIETVTGAGTLTRDVGGTATTDEVTKNLIDALSP comes from the coding sequence GTGACCACTCTCCGCACCTTCCGCATCGCGGCGATTCCCGCGGACGGCATCGGCAAGGAGGTCGTGGCCGCCGGACGCCAGGTGCTCGATGCGCTCGCCGCGGACAGCGCCGGAGCGTTTGCCTTCGACTGGCAGGAGTTCGACTGGGGCTGCGAGTACTACGCCCGTACGGGCAAGATGATGGCCGACGACGGCCTCGACCAGCTCAAGGACTTCGACGCCATCTACTTCGGCGCGGTCGGCTGGCCTAGCGTCCCCGACGACATCAGCCTGTGGGGCCTGCGCCTGAAGATCTGCCAGAACTTCGACCAGTGGGCCAACGTCCGCCCGGTGCACTTCCTGCCCGGTGTGGTCAGCCCGCTGCGCAAGGCCGACGACACCGAACTCGACTGGGTCGTCGTCCGCGAGAACAGCGAGGGCGAGTACGCGGGTCTCGGCGGCCGCAACCTCTCCGGGCGCGGTCCCGGCGGTGAAGTGGCCGTCCAGTCCTCGCTGTTCACCGAGGTGGGCTGCGAGCGCATCATCCGCTTCGCCTTCGACCTGGCCCGCACTCGCAGCCGCCGCAAGGTCTCCTCGGTGACCAAGTCCAATGCCCAGCAGTACGGGATGGTGCTGTGGGACGACGTGTTCAAGCGGGTGGCCGCCGAGTACCCGGACGTGGAGACGGAGAGTGTGCTGGTCGATGCCATGTCGGCGAAGTTCGTGCTCAAGCCCGAGGACCTGTCGGTCGTCGTCGCCTCGAACCTCAACGCCGACATCCTCTCCGACCTCGGCAGCGCCCTTGCCGGCAGTCTCGGCCTCGCGGCCAGTGCCAACCTCAATCCCGAGCGGCGTTTCCCGAGCATGTTCGAGCCGGTGCACGGCTCGGCCCCCGACATCGCGGGGCAGGGCCTGGCCAACCCGATCGGCGCGGTGGGCAGTGCGGCGTTGATGCTGGAGCACTTCGGCCTGCCCGACCAGGCGGCCCGCCTGAACAAGGCGATCGAGACCGTCACGGGCGCTGGAACCCTCACCCGCGACGTCGGCGGCACCGCCACCACCGACGAAGTCACCAAAAACCTGATCGACGCCCTCAGCCCCTAA
- a CDS encoding MFS transporter — MTSASAPPEPHSTTVGKKPLKSMEVRTVASGTLGSALEYFDFATYGILSATVFPQLFFHQLGSTGGLLASFATFGVGVATRPLGAVLFGHLGDRIGRKPILFVTLALMGASSILIGFLPTGRGVGIAVLLVALRFVQGVSLGGEATGGQILSVESCDRSRRGLMGSFVVIGSPLSQVLGNVVIAVLSASLTEEQFLAWGWRVPFIGSIVIVATAVFIRLKLEETPAFADNKDAEIATPAEGSSRGAGIRVLKTHPRQVIGLMLAWAGTTLSFYLIAVYGLSYLPSATGMSAQTATVIMVVANGLSAGFAIAGGYVCDRIGRRRVWHIGLGGCFVGIVLFFTAATPNPVVTGAIVALVMCSIQFLSGAQPALFAEQFPTQVRFTGMALAYTGANVLFAAPAPFVAAGLTALGGSKLVMTVNLLVLVVSAVAVSTCREGGHRDLGSDTEAVRPSGRRETSPAMTASNTPQ; from the coding sequence ATGACGTCCGCCTCCGCACCACCAGAGCCGCACAGCACCACCGTCGGCAAGAAGCCCCTGAAGTCGATGGAAGTCCGCACGGTCGCCAGCGGCACCCTCGGTTCCGCCCTGGAGTACTTCGACTTCGCTACCTACGGGATCCTGTCCGCGACGGTCTTCCCGCAGCTGTTCTTCCACCAGCTGGGGTCGACCGGCGGCCTGCTCGCCTCGTTCGCCACCTTCGGAGTGGGGGTCGCGACACGACCGCTCGGAGCGGTTCTCTTCGGGCACCTCGGTGACCGGATCGGCCGCAAGCCGATCCTCTTCGTCACCCTCGCGCTGATGGGCGCCTCGTCCATCCTGATCGGCTTCCTGCCGACAGGCAGGGGAGTCGGCATCGCCGTCCTTCTCGTCGCGCTCCGCTTCGTGCAGGGGGTGTCGCTCGGGGGCGAGGCGACCGGCGGCCAGATCCTGTCGGTGGAGAGCTGCGACAGAAGCCGCCGCGGCCTCATGGGCAGTTTCGTGGTGATCGGGTCTCCGCTGAGCCAGGTGCTGGGCAACGTCGTCATCGCTGTGCTGAGCGCGTCATTGACCGAGGAACAGTTCCTGGCCTGGGGGTGGCGGGTCCCGTTCATCGGGAGCATCGTGATCGTCGCGACCGCGGTGTTCATCCGTCTCAAGCTGGAAGAGACGCCGGCTTTCGCGGACAATAAGGACGCTGAGATCGCGACGCCCGCCGAGGGCAGCTCCCGCGGCGCCGGCATCCGCGTGCTCAAGACGCATCCACGCCAGGTGATCGGACTGATGCTCGCCTGGGCAGGTACGACGCTGAGCTTCTATCTGATCGCGGTTTACGGGCTCAGCTATCTGCCCTCCGCGACCGGCATGTCTGCCCAGACGGCGACGGTCATCATGGTGGTCGCGAACGGCCTCTCCGCCGGCTTCGCGATCGCCGGAGGGTACGTATGTGACCGCATCGGGCGGCGCCGCGTCTGGCACATCGGCCTCGGCGGATGCTTCGTCGGCATCGTTCTTTTCTTCACCGCCGCGACCCCCAACCCGGTCGTCACCGGAGCCATCGTCGCCCTCGTGATGTGCTCCATCCAGTTCCTCAGCGGCGCCCAACCCGCCCTGTTCGCCGAGCAGTTCCCCACGCAGGTCCGATTCACCGGCATGGCGCTCGCCTACACCGGAGCCAACGTGTTGTTCGCGGCCCCGGCACCGTTCGTCGCCGCCGGCCTGACGGCCCTCGGCGGCAGCAAGCTCGTCATGACCGTGAACCTTCTCGTGCTGGTGGTGTCCGCCGTCGCCGTCTCGACGTGCCGCGAGGGCGGACACCGCGACCTGGGTTCGGACACGGAAGCTGTGCGACCGTCCGGCCGGCGCGAGACCTCACCCGCAATGACCGCCAGCAACACCCCGCAGTAG
- a CDS encoding MBL fold metallo-hydrolase, translating into MKVGNLEIVPIVDGTSHEPIENAVSHPDGKIWDCVDHPTDENGRIRLDIGSFLVRIKNRTVLIDAGGGVFADEGTRTGALLDNLRRAGVDPTDVTDVCFTHMHWDHVGWSTTDGDITFPNATYRMHESDWAYFMTGPTAVPKIRDLLMPIESRVEPIDAEAELLPGLIARPAPGHTPGTTIYVIHDQGERALLLGDTLHTVGELTEPEWMGMWDVDPVAAGIMRQRIADELADSGDPFAPAHFPELAFGRLVTLDGLRKFSWAS; encoded by the coding sequence ATGAAGGTCGGAAACCTCGAGATCGTGCCGATCGTCGACGGCACTTCCCACGAGCCCATCGAGAACGCGGTGTCGCACCCGGACGGCAAGATCTGGGACTGCGTGGACCACCCCACCGATGAGAACGGGCGCATCCGTCTGGACATCGGCTCCTTCCTCGTCCGGATCAAGAACCGGACCGTCCTGATCGACGCGGGTGGCGGTGTGTTCGCGGACGAGGGAACACGGACCGGTGCGCTGCTCGACAACCTCCGTCGTGCCGGAGTTGATCCGACGGATGTCACGGACGTCTGCTTCACTCACATGCACTGGGACCACGTCGGCTGGTCGACGACCGATGGTGACATCACTTTCCCGAACGCGACGTACCGGATGCACGAGAGCGACTGGGCCTACTTCATGACCGGCCCGACCGCTGTGCCGAAGATCCGCGACCTGCTCATGCCGATCGAGTCACGAGTCGAGCCCATCGATGCCGAGGCCGAGCTGCTTCCCGGCCTCATCGCGCGCCCCGCACCCGGTCACACACCCGGCACGACCATCTACGTGATCCACGACCAGGGCGAGCGAGCCCTTCTGCTCGGCGACACTCTCCACACCGTGGGTGAGCTGACCGAGCCCGAGTGGATGGGCATGTGGGACGTCGACCCTGTCGCGGCCGGCATCATGCGTCAGCGCATCGCCGATGAGCTGGCTGACTCCGGCGATCCCTTTGCGCCGGCCCACTTCCCGGAGCTGGCCTTCGGCCGGCTGGTCACCCTCGATGGGCTCCGCAAATTCTCCTGGGCGTCGTAG
- a CDS encoding LysR family transcriptional regulator produces the protein MDARQLEYFLAVVDHGSFNRAAASLHLAQPSLSQAIRNLERELDTLLFHRIGRRIELTESGRAMIAPARQVLRDMETARATVESVKGLRTGRLEIASMPSPAVQPLSAMIGAYQRHHPAMQVDVRAVPTADAVVEHVRTGAVEIGLAGTATELHSPDVEVHAVARQRFVVLAPPDGPLPPGRAVALEDLAGLTAIVAPRGTRARQLFDELQERGVPVRYGVEAGHREAILSLVLQGTGIAVLTEAWADLARKAGALVLDLEPPEYLHVSLVCRSAPLTPGAQSFLDCVLK, from the coding sequence ATGGACGCACGGCAACTCGAATACTTCCTGGCCGTGGTCGACCACGGCAGCTTCAATCGCGCGGCGGCCTCCCTGCATCTGGCGCAGCCGTCGCTCTCCCAGGCGATCCGCAACCTGGAACGTGAACTGGACACCCTGCTGTTCCATCGCATTGGCCGACGCATCGAACTGACAGAGTCCGGACGGGCGATGATCGCGCCCGCCCGGCAGGTTCTGCGGGACATGGAGACCGCACGGGCTACGGTGGAATCGGTGAAAGGGCTGCGCACCGGACGGCTGGAGATCGCGAGCATGCCCTCGCCCGCGGTCCAGCCGCTGTCCGCGATGATCGGCGCCTATCAGCGTCACCATCCCGCCATGCAGGTCGACGTCCGCGCCGTACCCACCGCCGATGCGGTGGTCGAGCACGTACGCACGGGAGCGGTGGAGATCGGCCTTGCGGGCACGGCCACGGAGTTGCACTCGCCGGACGTGGAGGTACATGCCGTCGCCCGACAGCGGTTCGTCGTGCTGGCCCCGCCCGACGGGCCATTGCCACCGGGCCGGGCGGTGGCCCTGGAGGATCTGGCCGGCCTGACGGCGATCGTCGCCCCGCGGGGCACCAGGGCCCGGCAACTCTTTGACGAACTGCAAGAACGTGGTGTGCCCGTGCGCTACGGGGTGGAGGCCGGGCACCGTGAGGCCATCCTGTCGCTGGTGCTCCAGGGCACCGGGATCGCCGTATTGACCGAGGCTTGGGCGGACCTGGCACGCAAGGCAGGCGCGCTCGTCCTGGACCTGGAGCCGCCGGAGTACCTGCATGTCTCTCTGGTGTGCAGGAGCGCACCGCTCACCCCGGGGGCCCAGTCGTTCCTGGACTGCGTACTGAAGTAG
- a CDS encoding nuclear transport factor 2 family protein yields MHASTETLRLLTEYYAAMEANRPHEFGSYYAEDMTLTFGNSPEVKGRENVVSAFRDALDDVASLGHDLVNVWEEEGGVVFFESIGRWTLHSGVVIEIKAASKITIVDGKFVDQRIYVDNAPVSEALERERA; encoded by the coding sequence ATGCACGCAAGCACTGAGACACTCAGGCTGCTCACCGAGTACTACGCCGCGATGGAGGCGAACCGCCCCCATGAGTTCGGCTCGTACTACGCGGAGGACATGACGCTCACGTTCGGGAACAGCCCCGAGGTCAAGGGGCGAGAAAACGTCGTCTCGGCCTTCCGTGACGCCCTTGACGATGTCGCATCGCTCGGACACGACCTCGTGAACGTGTGGGAGGAAGAGGGCGGGGTGGTCTTCTTCGAGTCCATCGGCCGTTGGACACTCCACAGCGGGGTCGTGATCGAGATCAAGGCGGCCTCCAAGATCACCATCGTTGACGGCAAGTTCGTCGACCAGCGCATTTACGTGGACAACGCTCCCGTATCCGAGGCGCTTGAGCGAGAGCGCGCTTAG
- a CDS encoding glucose 1-dehydrogenase has product MTAQRFAGKVAFVTGAGSGIGRATARAFAAEGADVVVADIDSAGNEETARLAAEHGGRVLTVKCDVTSSSEIRAAVEQTVREFGRLDIAFNNAGIEQPPAPLVDIAEEEWSQLLDIDLRSAFLCMKYEIPAMLDNGGGSIVNTSSGAGVVGIRGQAAYVAAKHGLIGLTKSAALDYAAQGVRVNAICPGIIETPMMNRFSGGTPEGRARVIGQEPVGRMGSPEEIASAVLWLSSDLGGFATGHAMVIDGGQTVGI; this is encoded by the coding sequence ATGACTGCACAGAGGTTCGCCGGCAAGGTCGCCTTCGTGACCGGCGCCGGTAGCGGCATCGGCCGTGCCACGGCGAGGGCCTTCGCCGCCGAGGGTGCTGATGTGGTCGTGGCCGACATCGACTCGGCCGGCAACGAAGAGACCGCCCGACTCGCCGCCGAGCACGGCGGCCGGGTGCTCACCGTCAAGTGCGACGTCACGTCTTCCAGCGAGATCCGGGCTGCTGTCGAGCAGACGGTCCGCGAATTCGGCCGCCTCGACATCGCGTTCAACAACGCCGGGATCGAGCAGCCCCCGGCGCCTCTCGTCGACATCGCGGAGGAAGAGTGGTCGCAGCTGCTCGACATCGACCTGCGCAGCGCGTTCTTGTGCATGAAGTACGAGATCCCCGCCATGCTCGACAACGGCGGCGGCTCCATCGTCAACACGTCGTCCGGCGCCGGCGTGGTCGGGATCCGAGGGCAGGCCGCGTACGTCGCCGCCAAGCACGGGCTGATCGGCCTGACGAAGTCGGCGGCGCTGGACTACGCCGCACAGGGCGTCAGGGTCAACGCGATCTGCCCGGGCATCATCGAAACGCCCATGATGAACAGGTTTTCCGGCGGCACCCCCGAGGGCCGCGCCCGAGTGATCGGCCAGGAGCCCGTCGGCAGGATGGGCAGCCCCGAGGAGATCGCTTCCGCCGTGCTCTGGCTCTCGTCCGACCTCGGCGGGTTCGCGACCGGCCACGCGATGGTCATCGATGGTGGTCAGACAGTCGGCATCTGA